In one window of Saprospiraceae bacterium DNA:
- a CDS encoding DUF479 domain-containing protein has translation MNYLVHLSLSYPNSGYLVGNFVFDLLPRALKNKQPPELQAGIQLHKLIDHLSNNHTSWLKMNASFHPYIHKYASVVSDVVCDHLMYLLWNKYGAAHFDTFTDWNYDKLIENLHLIPEPAKTITKSMVDHQWMDQYRTLEGVEQVLRRMNQKLKFDCDLTAIMDPFSKNMDDYLDLFNSLYPDLRQECQKWISLQNEVRL, from the coding sequence ATGAATTATCTGGTACACTTATCCTTGTCTTACCCAAACTCTGGTTATCTGGTGGGCAATTTTGTATTTGATCTGCTGCCGCGTGCTTTAAAAAACAAACAGCCTCCAGAATTACAAGCCGGTATACAATTACATAAACTTATCGATCATTTGTCAAACAATCACACGTCCTGGCTAAAAATGAATGCAAGTTTTCATCCCTATATTCATAAGTATGCTTCAGTAGTCAGTGATGTTGTCTGCGATCATCTCATGTACCTCTTGTGGAATAAATATGGTGCTGCTCACTTTGATACGTTCACCGATTGGAATTACGATAAATTAATTGAAAATCTTCATTTAATTCCAGAACCTGCAAAAACCATAACAAAATCGATGGTAGACCATCAGTGGATGGATCAATACAGAACACTCGAAGGTGTTGAACAGGTGTTAAGACGAATGAACCAGAAATTAAAATTCGATTGCGATCTTACTGCAATTATGGATCCATTCAGTAAAAATATGGATGATTACCTGGACTTATTCAATTCCCTATATCCGGATCTACGACAAGAATGTCAAAAGTGGATCAGCCTTCAAAATGAAGTGAGATTGTGA
- a CDS encoding PorT family protein, with protein MILPVLLSSQDHAKSYNYNTFKNKSHYFGLTIGYNSSGYKIEHSRRFIQNPDFRWNEGISNPGLTLSMITNFKLGQNFDFRILPSIALSYRTLAYQALNSAVEQKERNESVFGELPLLVRFTSAPYKDKRVFVIGGVKYSYDFSSNSKSDKNQFNIVRISPHDFHLEIGAGMQFYLPYFIFSPEIKFSHGLNNILIYDSTLPESTIIEKLFSKSFTISLHFEG; from the coding sequence TTGATCCTTCCTGTATTGCTGAGCAGTCAGGATCATGCCAAAAGTTATAATTACAATACGTTTAAGAATAAATCACATTATTTCGGGCTTACAATCGGATACAATTCGAGCGGGTATAAAATTGAACACTCCAGGAGGTTTATTCAGAATCCCGATTTCAGGTGGAATGAAGGGATCAGCAATCCGGGACTCACCTTGAGTATGATCACTAATTTCAAACTTGGGCAGAATTTTGATTTCAGGATTTTACCCAGTATTGCCCTATCCTACCGCACTCTGGCTTATCAGGCTCTAAACAGCGCTGTAGAGCAAAAAGAACGCAATGAATCGGTATTTGGAGAATTGCCTTTACTTGTCAGGTTTACCAGCGCACCTTACAAAGACAAAAGGGTTTTTGTTATCGGCGGAGTAAAATATTCATATGATTTTTCATCCAACAGCAAATCAGATAAAAATCAATTCAACATCGTCAGAATTTCACCTCATGATTTTCATTTAGAAATCGGAGCTGGAATGCAATTCTATCTTCCTTATTTTATTTTTTCTCCTGAGATTAAGTTTTCTCATGGACTGAATAATATCCTCATTTACGACTCAACACTTCCCGAGTCGACCATTATTGAAAAATTATTCTCTAAGAGTTTCACAATCTCACTTCATTTTGAAGGCTGA
- a CDS encoding class I SAM-dependent methyltransferase, translating to MYFVPFCPVCNHSKFTKQFSCIDYTVSRSSFEIVQCEHCKLLLTSPRPENQELGKYYQSKTYISHSDSSEGLINKLYKSIRHLTLWMKLRWLKNLSDRGTLIDIGSGAGYFLNACKKQGYQVTGIEPDETTRNLSIEKFQLSCYSESYLEEIKNETADLITMWHVLEHVPEPGSRLQQINRILKDSGYLIIAVPNCDSFDAKYYREFWAGYDVPRHVWHFKPNQLIELAKHHQLECVEIKPMIFDAFYVSILSEKYKKNIFGLLLGGLIGMLSNINAAFAKTPKFSSQVYIFKKSKN from the coding sequence ATGTACTTCGTCCCATTTTGTCCGGTATGTAATCATTCGAAGTTCACGAAACAATTTTCATGCATCGATTATACGGTAAGTCGATCATCATTCGAAATCGTGCAATGCGAACATTGCAAATTATTGCTAACCAGCCCACGACCAGAAAATCAAGAACTGGGAAAATACTACCAGTCGAAGACCTATATATCGCACAGCGACAGTTCTGAAGGTTTGATCAACAAATTGTACAAAAGCATTCGACATCTGACACTATGGATGAAATTGCGCTGGTTAAAAAACTTATCTGATCGTGGAACATTGATCGACATTGGATCAGGAGCCGGATATTTTTTGAATGCATGCAAAAAACAAGGCTATCAGGTCACGGGAATCGAACCGGATGAAACAACCAGAAACCTGTCGATCGAAAAATTTCAGTTATCGTGTTATTCCGAATCCTATCTTGAAGAAATCAAAAATGAAACAGCAGATCTGATCACCATGTGGCATGTTCTCGAACATGTTCCCGAACCCGGTTCAAGATTACAACAAATAAATCGCATACTTAAAGATTCGGGCTACCTGATTATTGCTGTGCCCAATTGTGATTCCTTTGATGCAAAATATTATCGGGAATTTTGGGCAGGTTATGATGTACCCAGACATGTATGGCACTTTAAACCGAATCAACTTATTGAACTGGCCAAACACCATCAATTGGAGTGCGTTGAAATCAAGCCCATGATTTTTGATGCTTTCTATGTTTCCATCTTAAGCGAAAAATATAAGAAAAATATATTCGGGCTGTTGTTGGGCGGACTCATCGGAATGTTATCAAACATCAATGCTGCCTTCGCAAAAACACCTAAATTCTCCAGTCAGGTGTATATTTTTAAAAAATCGAAAAATTAA
- the ychF gene encoding redox-regulated ATPase YchF encodes MGLQCGIVGLPNVGKSTLFNALTSAGALAANYPFATKDPNVGVITVPDLRLNALSDLVKPQRIVPTTVDIVDIAGLIKGASKGEGLGNQFLANIREVDAIIHVVRAFENDNVVHVDGSVDPVRDKEIVDTELILKDLETMEKRLDRIRKQTKSGDKEILKELSLAEDLYKHLETGKPARSFIQDESTMNAVKSAMLLTGKPVLYVCNVDEASIHTGNQFTKTFEAAVAGENAKVILISAGIEAEITELPEEERQAFFDEMKLTEPGTYKVTRAAYELLNLITYFTAGEKEVRAWTVLKGSKAPQAAGVIHTDFEKGFIRAEVIKYQDFIQYKSEAAVKAAGKMSTEGKEYIVQDADIMHFLFNV; translated from the coding sequence ATGGGTTTGCAATGTGGAATCGTAGGTTTGCCCAATGTTGGAAAATCGACCTTATTTAATGCACTGACTTCTGCTGGGGCTTTAGCCGCTAATTATCCTTTCGCCACCAAAGATCCGAATGTTGGGGTGATAACGGTTCCGGATCTCCGACTCAATGCCCTCTCTGATTTGGTCAAACCACAGAGAATTGTTCCGACAACCGTTGATATTGTCGATATCGCAGGATTGATCAAAGGGGCATCAAAAGGCGAAGGTCTGGGAAATCAGTTTTTGGCCAATATTCGCGAAGTAGATGCCATCATCCATGTCGTTCGTGCTTTTGAAAATGACAATGTCGTTCATGTGGACGGTTCCGTCGATCCCGTGCGCGATAAGGAAATTGTCGACACGGAACTTATCCTTAAAGATCTGGAAACCATGGAAAAAAGACTCGACCGGATCCGAAAACAAACCAAAAGCGGCGATAAAGAAATTCTTAAGGAATTGTCTTTAGCGGAAGACCTCTATAAACATTTGGAAACAGGAAAACCAGCGAGGTCCTTTATTCAGGATGAGAGTACGATGAACGCAGTCAAATCGGCGATGCTGCTTACAGGCAAACCTGTTCTGTATGTTTGTAATGTCGATGAAGCTTCAATTCACACAGGAAATCAATTTACCAAGACATTTGAAGCAGCAGTTGCCGGTGAAAACGCAAAAGTCATTTTAATTTCAGCGGGTATTGAGGCGGAAATCACAGAATTGCCTGAAGAGGAACGGCAGGCCTTTTTTGATGAAATGAAACTCACCGAACCAGGGACTTATAAGGTAACGAGAGCTGCTTACGAGTTATTGAATCTCATTACATATTTTACCGCTGGTGAGAAAGAAGTGAGAGCCTGGACTGTTTTAAAAGGGTCTAAAGCGCCGCAGGCTGCCGGAGTGATCCATACAGATTTTGAAAAAGGATTTATTCGCGCCGAAGTAATCAAATACCAGGATTTTATTCAATACAAATCGGAAGCAGCCGTAAAAGCTGCCGGCAAAATGTCGACCGAGGGAAAGGAATACATTGTACAAGATGCAGATATCATGCATTTCTTGTTTAACGTCTGA
- the ubiE gene encoding bifunctional demethylmenaquinone methyltransferase/2-methoxy-6-polyprenyl-1,4-benzoquinol methylase UbiE, with product MTRHSSGVAKFVQNLRLQTVNPYQNEGSKKSQVAQMFTKISGSYDFLNSFLSLGIDRIWRKKLVASLPFLSDASVRFLDLAAGTCALSLEAVKSYPHAQIDAVDISEGMLQKAEVLLRKKNKHEQIRLKLGDAEALDFSNDTFDAIFIGFGVRNFENVNLGLAEMYRVLKPGGALRILEFSKPRSGIFKYLFNFYFRFILPVVGNLWSKDKRAYTYLFESVQQFPDYERFIAIMESEQFADCQFKPLTFGICTIYSAKK from the coding sequence ATGACCAGACATTCGTCGGGCGTCGCTAAATTTGTGCAAAATTTAAGATTGCAAACCGTCAATCCATACCAAAACGAAGGTTCCAAAAAATCTCAGGTTGCTCAAATGTTTACGAAAATTTCGGGCAGCTACGATTTTTTAAATAGTTTTCTATCTCTCGGAATTGACAGAATTTGGAGGAAAAAACTGGTTGCATCCCTTCCTTTTTTATCAGATGCTTCTGTTCGGTTTTTAGATCTTGCAGCCGGTACCTGCGCTTTATCGCTTGAAGCAGTAAAAAGCTACCCCCATGCACAAATCGATGCCGTCGATATTTCGGAAGGCATGCTGCAAAAAGCCGAGGTTCTGCTTCGTAAAAAGAATAAGCATGAGCAGATCCGTTTGAAATTGGGCGATGCGGAAGCGCTCGATTTTAGCAACGACACATTTGATGCGATATTTATTGGTTTTGGTGTCAGAAATTTTGAAAATGTAAATCTTGGCCTGGCAGAAATGTACCGTGTTTTAAAGCCGGGTGGAGCGTTGCGTATCCTGGAATTTTCAAAACCCCGCAGCGGCATCTTTAAATACTTATTCAATTTCTATTTCAGATTTATTTTACCGGTCGTCGGAAATTTATGGTCAAAAGATAAAAGAGCATATACTTACCTCTTTGAATCCGTGCAACAATTCCCGGATTACGAACGTTTTATTGCGATTATGGAGTCTGAGCAATTCGCAGATTGCCAATTCAAACCTCTCACATTTGGAATATGCACCATTTATTCAGCAAAAAAATAA
- a CDS encoding YtxH domain-containing protein, with protein sequence MGILQRIKSWFVSEPREDSGFSQRTDDFEIYSPTPRQPSSEVRAEAFADKAKEFISGTVDEVKQQGSALWDEVKEQAGNLEESTREFRENLKQKAQDAVEKVEDFVDKTLEKAKALEEQERNENPDKDGDGIADKPIDFGKDLKSGHPGFFEKAEAWLKENEGQKFNPEPDNSSKKLEPLELPNDPEEEKKTESEL encoded by the coding sequence ATGGGCATATTACAACGCATCAAATCCTGGTTTGTCTCTGAACCTCGCGAAGATTCCGGGTTTTCTCAACGAACGGACGATTTTGAAATCTACTCCCCTACCCCCAGGCAACCGTCTTCCGAAGTCAGGGCAGAAGCCTTCGCTGACAAAGCCAAAGAATTTATCTCCGGTACAGTTGATGAGGTAAAGCAGCAGGGCTCGGCATTGTGGGATGAGGTTAAAGAACAGGCAGGAAATCTGGAAGAATCCACCCGGGAATTTCGAGAAAATCTCAAACAAAAAGCGCAGGATGCGGTTGAAAAAGTGGAGGACTTTGTCGACAAAACACTTGAAAAAGCAAAGGCTTTGGAAGAACAGGAACGAAATGAAAACCCGGACAAGGACGGAGATGGAATCGCTGATAAACCAATCGATTTTGGAAAAGATTTAAAAAGCGGACATCCTGGCTTTTTCGAAAAAGCTGAAGCCTGGCTCAAAGAAAATGAAGGCCAAAAATTTAATCCGGAACCAGACAACAGCTCTAAAAAACTGGAACCCCTTGAATTGCCGAATGATCCTGAAGAGGAAAAGAAAACAGAATCCGAATTATAA
- the gyrA gene encoding DNA gyrase subunit A, whose amino-acid sequence MQEQDKIIPVSIEEQLRSSYIDYSMSVIVARALPDVRDGLKPVHRRVMYGMHELGVPYNKPFKKSARIVGEVLGKYHPHGDGSVYDAMVRMAQDWSMRYPLVDGQGNFGSMDGDSPAAMRYTEARLSRLSDQLLDDINKDTVDWKFNFDDSLEEPTVLPSKVPNLLINGSSGIAVGMATNMLPHNLTEVCDGVIAMIDQPDISLEELIKIIPGPDLPTGGTIYGISGIRDAYETGKGKILLRGKAEIQTVDNREIILISEIPYQVNKALMIQKMADLVNEERIVGISDIRDESDREGIRVIIELKRDAIANVVLSNLYKYTPLQTSIGINNIALVNGRPVALGLHQLISEFISFRIKVIVRRTLYELRIAKEKAHILEGLLIALDHLDEVIQLIRSSRTVEDARNGLINQFQLSEIQAKAILDMRLQRLTGLERDKIKEEYEALLKEIERLETILADETLQRQIIKQELSEIKDKFGDARRTDITQVDGDINIEDMIANDQVIVTISHLGYIKRTKATEYRTQSRGGRGSTGSKTRDEDFIEHMFVASNHNYLLLFTELGKCYWLRVYEIPEASKTSTGRSIQNLVELPKEDKVRAYINIEDLEDKSFLESHFIMLCTKNGIIKKSSLEDFSRPRSSGIIAISINEGDQLIDARLTNGQSEVVIANRKGRAIRFSEAKVRAMGRNAAGVRAIKLDENSDDQVIGMVCVDPNDPETTILVVSEKGNGKRTPLEDYSVTNRGGKGVRTLKVTDKTGNLIAIKNVSDIHDLMITTTQGVVIRMEISELRSMGRATQGVRLIRLDEGDEIADVTVIERVEDALDQDQIENQAENQNDQISVQSNENEGFTSGKSDDSEE is encoded by the coding sequence ATGCAGGAACAAGACAAAATTATCCCGGTCAGTATAGAAGAACAATTGCGAAGTTCGTACATCGATTATTCCATGTCGGTTATCGTTGCCAGAGCTTTGCCGGATGTAAGAGATGGGCTGAAGCCGGTTCACAGACGAGTAATGTATGGCATGCATGAATTGGGTGTGCCCTACAATAAACCCTTTAAAAAATCCGCCAGAATTGTTGGGGAAGTCCTCGGTAAATACCATCCACATGGAGATGGTTCCGTTTACGACGCCATGGTAAGAATGGCACAGGATTGGTCCATGAGGTACCCGCTTGTCGACGGACAGGGCAATTTCGGATCGATGGATGGCGATAGTCCGGCTGCCATGCGATATACCGAAGCCCGGCTATCCAGGTTATCTGATCAGTTGCTCGACGACATCAATAAAGATACAGTTGACTGGAAATTTAATTTTGACGATAGTCTGGAAGAACCCACCGTGCTGCCATCGAAGGTGCCCAATCTGCTTATCAATGGTTCCTCAGGGATTGCAGTGGGTATGGCCACCAACATGCTCCCTCATAATTTGACAGAGGTCTGCGACGGTGTCATTGCGATGATCGACCAGCCCGATATAAGTCTGGAAGAACTCATAAAAATCATTCCGGGTCCGGATTTACCAACCGGAGGAACGATATACGGCATCAGCGGCATCCGCGATGCTTACGAAACGGGAAAAGGAAAAATCCTGCTCCGAGGGAAAGCAGAAATCCAAACGGTCGATAACAGAGAAATCATTTTAATCTCAGAAATACCATATCAGGTCAACAAAGCCCTGATGATCCAGAAAATGGCAGATCTGGTCAACGAGGAAAGAATCGTTGGGATCAGCGATATCCGCGATGAATCGGATCGCGAGGGCATTCGCGTGATCATCGAGCTTAAAAGAGATGCCATTGCAAACGTGGTGTTGAGCAATCTGTATAAATATACTCCGCTTCAAACCAGTATAGGAATCAACAACATTGCATTGGTCAACGGACGCCCGGTAGCACTTGGATTACATCAATTGATTTCAGAATTTATTTCCTTCCGGATTAAAGTAATTGTTCGGCGCACTTTATACGAATTGCGCATCGCTAAAGAGAAAGCCCACATCCTGGAAGGCCTTTTGATTGCTTTGGATCATCTCGACGAAGTGATACAACTTATACGATCTTCGAGAACGGTAGAAGATGCAAGAAACGGTTTGATAAATCAGTTTCAATTGTCGGAAATTCAGGCAAAAGCCATTCTCGACATGAGACTGCAAAGACTTACCGGACTTGAAAGGGATAAAATCAAGGAAGAATACGAAGCTTTGCTCAAAGAAATTGAAAGACTTGAAACCATTCTTGCCGATGAAACGCTTCAACGTCAAATTATCAAGCAAGAACTTTCTGAAATCAAAGACAAATTCGGCGACGCTCGTCGCACAGACATCACCCAGGTCGATGGAGATATCAATATAGAAGACATGATCGCCAACGATCAGGTTATCGTTACGATTTCGCATTTGGGATATATCAAGAGAACAAAAGCAACAGAGTATCGAACACAAAGCCGCGGTGGACGAGGATCGACCGGAAGCAAAACAAGAGACGAGGATTTTATAGAACATATGTTTGTTGCATCCAACCACAACTACCTATTGTTATTTACAGAACTGGGTAAATGCTACTGGTTGCGGGTATATGAAATCCCGGAAGCCAGCAAAACCAGTACCGGAAGATCTATCCAAAATCTGGTTGAATTGCCAAAAGAAGATAAAGTCAGAGCCTATATCAATATTGAAGATCTCGAAGACAAAAGTTTTCTGGAATCGCACTTCATCATGTTGTGTACCAAGAATGGCATCATCAAAAAAAGCAGTCTGGAAGATTTCAGCAGACCTAGGTCCAGCGGGATCATTGCGATTTCAATCAATGAAGGAGATCAACTCATCGATGCAAGGCTCACCAACGGACAAAGTGAAGTGGTTATCGCAAATCGAAAAGGGCGAGCCATCCGTTTTTCCGAAGCGAAAGTAAGAGCGATGGGAAGAAATGCTGCAGGCGTCAGAGCCATCAAACTCGATGAAAACAGCGATGATCAGGTTATAGGAATGGTTTGCGTGGATCCCAACGATCCTGAAACTACCATTCTCGTGGTATCCGAGAAAGGAAATGGTAAAAGAACACCGCTTGAAGATTACAGCGTTACCAACAGAGGAGGAAAAGGAGTTCGAACATTAAAAGTAACAGATAAAACAGGAAATCTCATTGCCATTAAAAATGTAAGTGACATACATGATCTCATGATCACCACGACACAGGGAGTTGTGATCCGGATGGAAATCAGCGAGTTGCGGTCTATGGGAAGGGCCACGCAAGGCGTTAGATTAATACGATTGGATGAAGGCGATGAAATAGCAGATGTCACCGTGATCGAAAGAGTGGAAGATGCGCTGGATCAGGATCAGATTGAAAATCAGGCCGAAAATCAAAATGATCAGATATCAGTTCAATCGAATGAAAACGAAGGATTTACTTCCGGAAAATCGGATGACAGCGAAGAATAA
- the selD gene encoding selenide, water dikinase SelD, giving the protein MEERIPIKLTQFSHGAGCGCKIAPGVLEQILSGLPVENHPNLLVGYENKDDAAVYDLGNGTAIISTTDFFMPIVDDAFQFGRIASVNAISDVFAMGGTPLLAIGILGWPVDKIDTYWAGVVLEGAKSVCKEAGIPLAGGHSIDCPEPVFGLAVTGLVAIPNLKTNAGARPGDILFLTKGLGVGILTTAEKKGMLMEEHKEVAIQSMLRLNAVGARLSQISGVHAMTDVTGFGLAGHLLELCEGSGCNALVHYVKLPLLEGQLAHYLEQQAIPGGTHRNWKSYGQKLQLADETWKYILADPQTSGGLLIAVAPESAPVVREILNQENLYNEPIGKILQKEQLAATRESVKVDKRIIVE; this is encoded by the coding sequence ATGGAAGAACGCATACCCATTAAATTGACACAATTCAGTCATGGCGCAGGCTGTGGATGTAAGATTGCTCCCGGAGTGCTCGAACAAATTTTATCGGGCCTGCCGGTAGAAAATCATCCGAATTTGTTGGTGGGCTATGAGAACAAAGACGATGCAGCAGTTTATGATCTTGGTAATGGAACGGCGATCATTTCAACCACTGATTTCTTTATGCCAATTGTCGACGATGCTTTTCAATTTGGACGCATTGCTTCTGTAAATGCGATCAGCGACGTTTTTGCTATGGGTGGCACACCCTTGTTGGCTATTGGTATATTGGGATGGCCGGTGGACAAGATTGATACGTATTGGGCAGGCGTAGTTTTAGAAGGGGCGAAATCCGTTTGCAAGGAAGCAGGGATTCCATTAGCCGGTGGACATTCAATCGATTGTCCGGAGCCTGTTTTTGGATTGGCGGTCACGGGTTTGGTAGCAATTCCAAATTTAAAAACGAACGCAGGAGCCAGGCCGGGAGACATCCTGTTTTTAACGAAAGGATTGGGTGTCGGCATTCTGACGACGGCTGAGAAAAAGGGGATGTTGATGGAAGAACACAAAGAAGTAGCAATTCAAAGTATGCTACGACTGAATGCCGTGGGTGCCAGGCTCAGTCAGATTTCTGGAGTTCATGCGATGACCGATGTTACCGGATTTGGACTGGCCGGGCATTTGTTAGAACTCTGCGAAGGCTCCGGATGTAATGCTCTCGTACATTATGTTAAGTTGCCATTATTAGAAGGGCAATTAGCCCATTATCTGGAACAGCAGGCGATACCGGGAGGGACCCATCGCAACTGGAAGAGTTACGGACAAAAGCTGCAACTGGCCGATGAGACCTGGAAATACATTCTGGCAGATCCACAAACCAGCGGAGGTTTATTGATTGCTGTAGCTCCAGAATCTGCTCCTGTAGTCCGGGAGATTCTGAATCAGGAAAATCTGTACAATGAGCCCATCGGTAAAATTCTTCAAAAGGAGCAATTGGCTGCAACAAGGGAGTCAGTAAAGGTCGATAAGAGAATCATCGTGGAATAG
- a CDS encoding nucleoside triphosphate pyrophosphohydrolase family protein, with amino-acid sequence MIKKFEEPEALNGVGAFHHLFNMPVLEEPQIPSMERCKLRISLLAEELRELEEGIEQQNIVEIADALCDLQYVLSGAILEFGLGSKFKSLFDEVQRSNMSKACSNLEEAIETQEKYRNEKQVESEIIIKDGKFLVYRKEDGKVLKSVNYSPANLQKLI; translated from the coding sequence ATGATAAAAAAATTTGAAGAACCTGAAGCACTCAATGGGGTAGGGGCTTTTCATCATTTATTCAATATGCCGGTTCTTGAAGAACCACAGATCCCTTCCATGGAAAGATGTAAACTGCGGATCTCCTTGCTGGCAGAAGAACTTCGCGAATTGGAAGAAGGAATCGAACAACAAAATATAGTTGAAATTGCAGATGCCTTGTGCGATCTGCAATATGTGCTTTCAGGTGCGATTCTCGAATTTGGATTAGGCTCTAAGTTTAAATCCTTGTTCGATGAGGTTCAACGCTCCAATATGAGCAAAGCATGCAGCAACTTAGAGGAAGCGATAGAGACCCAGGAAAAATACAGAAATGAGAAGCAAGTCGAATCAGAAATAATCATTAAAGATGGAAAGTTTCTGGTGTACCGGAAAGAAGATGGCAAAGTCCTTAAGTCAGTCAACTACAGTCCGGCAAATCTGCAAAAGTTGATTTAA